A DNA window from Amycolatopsis sp. DSM 110486 contains the following coding sequences:
- a CDS encoding 2-hydroxy-3-oxopropionate reductase, translating into MSKVGFIGLGVMGTPMAAHLAGAGHDVSGFDLSADALAKLTAAGGRAASDVADAVAEADVVVTMLPDHPQVEQVVLAAGGVLDVVKPGTLLADMSTIRPETSIAVAKAGGAKGIRVLDAPVSGGQAGAEQAALSIMVGGETEDFEAAKPIFEVLGKTIVHVGPHGAGQVVKAANQLVVGGIYGLVAEAIVLLEASGVDAGTGLDVLAGGLAGSRILELKRKSMVARQFQPGFRIDLHHKDMGIALAAARQADVALPLTGLVAQLVAAGRAMGHGSLDHSALLKVVEELSGRD; encoded by the coding sequence ATGAGCAAGGTGGGATTCATCGGCCTGGGCGTGATGGGCACGCCGATGGCCGCGCACCTGGCCGGTGCGGGACACGACGTGAGCGGTTTCGACCTGAGCGCCGACGCGCTGGCGAAGCTGACCGCCGCGGGCGGGCGCGCGGCGTCCGACGTGGCCGACGCGGTGGCCGAGGCGGACGTGGTCGTCACGATGCTGCCCGACCACCCGCAGGTCGAGCAGGTGGTGCTGGCGGCGGGCGGGGTCCTCGACGTCGTCAAGCCGGGCACGCTGCTGGCCGACATGAGCACCATCCGGCCGGAGACCTCGATCGCCGTCGCGAAGGCCGGTGGCGCCAAGGGGATCCGGGTGCTCGACGCGCCGGTCTCCGGCGGCCAGGCGGGCGCGGAGCAGGCCGCACTGTCCATCATGGTCGGTGGCGAGACTGAGGACTTCGAGGCGGCCAAGCCGATCTTCGAGGTGCTCGGCAAGACGATCGTCCACGTGGGACCCCACGGCGCGGGCCAAGTCGTGAAGGCCGCCAACCAGCTCGTGGTCGGCGGCATCTACGGGCTGGTCGCCGAGGCGATCGTGCTGCTGGAAGCGTCCGGGGTGGACGCCGGCACCGGGCTCGACGTGCTGGCGGGCGGGCTCGCCGGCAGCCGGATCCTGGAGCTCAAGCGCAAGTCGATGGTCGCGCGGCAGTTCCAGCCGGGCTTCCGGATCGACCTGCACCACAAGGACATGGGCATCGCGCTCGCGGCCGCGCGCCAGGCCGACGTCGCCCTGCCGCTGACCGGGCTGGTCGCCCAGCTCGTGGCCGCGGGGCGCGCCATGGGCCACGGCTCGCTGGACCACTCGGCGCTGCTGAAGGTCGTCGAAGAGCTCTCCGGACGCGACTGA
- a CDS encoding helix-turn-helix transcriptional regulator has translation MDNLLGDYLRARRQLVSPEDVGLPAGGRRRVRGLRREELALLAGISSDYYMRLEQDRDQNPSAQVLDALARVLGLDDDATNHLHSLTAPAPAATTAVGPAPVVPPSIAELIGTWPATPAYVQDRLTNVLAANAIATALSPRYAPGHNLLREVFLDPAEQDFRVDWDEMTADGVGGLRASLGRDVGDPAATELVTELSAKSERFHELRSRHDIKPRTGHLARFRHPAAGPLDLHSDKLTLPGPDALSLVVFHAVPGSRHAETLASLANLVDSN, from the coding sequence GTGGACAACCTCCTCGGCGACTACCTCCGGGCGCGGCGCCAGCTCGTGTCGCCCGAAGACGTCGGCCTGCCCGCCGGCGGGCGGCGGCGCGTGCGCGGCCTGCGCCGCGAGGAGCTGGCGCTGCTGGCCGGGATCAGCAGCGACTACTACATGCGCCTCGAGCAGGACCGCGACCAGAACCCGTCCGCGCAGGTCCTCGACGCGCTGGCCCGCGTGCTGGGCCTCGACGACGACGCCACGAACCACCTCCACAGCCTCACCGCGCCCGCGCCCGCGGCCACCACGGCCGTCGGGCCGGCTCCGGTGGTGCCGCCGAGCATCGCCGAGCTGATCGGCACCTGGCCGGCCACGCCGGCGTACGTGCAGGACCGCCTGACCAACGTCCTCGCCGCCAACGCCATCGCCACCGCACTCTCGCCCCGCTACGCACCCGGGCACAACCTCCTGCGCGAAGTGTTTCTCGACCCCGCCGAGCAGGACTTCCGCGTGGACTGGGACGAGATGACGGCCGACGGCGTGGGCGGCCTGCGCGCCTCGCTCGGCCGCGACGTCGGCGACCCCGCCGCCACCGAACTCGTCACCGAGCTCTCCGCGAAGAGCGAGCGCTTCCACGAACTGCGGTCCCGCCACGACATCAAGCCCCGCACCGGCCACCTCGCCCGCTTCCGCCACCCGGCCGCCGGCCCCCTCGACCTGCACAGCGACAAGCTCACCCTCCCCGGCCCGGACGCGCTGTCGCTGGTGGTCTTCCACGCCGTCCCGGGCAGCCGCCACGCCGAAACGCTCGCGTCGCTGGCCAACCTCGTCGACAGCAATTAG
- a CDS encoding cation diffusion facilitator family transporter has protein sequence MESAGHGHGHGHGHWTRLRHALKPHSHESAELVDDTLEASRSGMRALWLSFAGLLATAVAQLVVVGFTGSVALLGDTLHNFADALTAVPLAVAFLLARRQATRRFTHGLGRAEDLAGLVILVVMAGSAALAGYEAIDRLLNPRPITGAGWVALAGVIGFVGNELVARFRIRVGRQIGSAALVADGLHARTDGFASLAVVLAAGGALVGWTWADPVVGLLITVAIVLVLRDAAREVFGRLLDAVDPHLVDDAEHALAETPGVLGVDVIRLRWIGHTLAAEAEVSVDPGRTLAEAHGIAHTAEQRMATALPRLARALIHAHPARDVNVVPAGVKEA, from the coding sequence ATGGAAAGCGCAGGACACGGGCATGGGCACGGCCACGGGCACTGGACCCGGCTCAGGCACGCCCTGAAACCGCACAGCCACGAGTCGGCGGAGCTCGTCGACGACACGCTCGAGGCGAGCCGCTCCGGGATGCGCGCGTTGTGGCTGTCGTTCGCCGGGCTGCTGGCGACGGCGGTCGCCCAGCTCGTGGTGGTCGGGTTCACCGGGTCGGTCGCTTTGCTCGGCGACACGTTGCACAACTTCGCCGACGCGCTGACCGCGGTGCCGCTCGCGGTCGCGTTCTTGCTCGCGCGGAGGCAGGCGACGCGCCGTTTCACGCACGGGCTCGGGCGCGCCGAAGATCTCGCCGGCCTGGTGATCCTGGTGGTGATGGCCGGGTCCGCGGCGCTCGCGGGATACGAGGCGATCGACCGCCTCCTGAACCCGCGCCCGATCACGGGCGCCGGGTGGGTGGCGCTCGCCGGCGTGATCGGTTTCGTGGGCAACGAGCTCGTCGCGCGCTTCCGCATCCGCGTCGGGCGGCAGATCGGGTCGGCGGCGCTCGTCGCGGACGGGCTCCACGCGCGGACCGACGGGTTCGCGAGCCTCGCCGTGGTGCTCGCGGCGGGCGGGGCGCTCGTCGGCTGGACGTGGGCCGATCCGGTGGTGGGCCTGCTCATCACGGTGGCGATCGTGCTGGTGCTGCGCGACGCCGCGCGCGAGGTGTTCGGCCGGCTGCTCGACGCCGTCGACCCGCACCTGGTGGACGACGCCGAGCACGCGCTCGCCGAGACGCCCGGCGTGCTGGGCGTCGATGTGATCCGGCTGCGCTGGATCGGCCACACCCTCGCGGCCGAGGCAGAGGTGTCGGTCGACCCGGGCCGCACGCTGGCCGAGGCGCACGGCATCGCGCACACCGCCGAGCAGCGCATGGCGACGGCCTTGCCGCGGCTCGCGCGGGCGTTGATCCACGCGCACCCGGCGCGTGACGTCAACGTCGTTCCCGCGGGCGTCAAGGAAGCGTGA
- a CDS encoding metalloregulator ArsR/SmtB family transcription factor, whose protein sequence is MGHGVEGRRRPAGPLDATTAAAVATTLQALATPSRLLILSALSEQPLAVGDLVAAVGMEQSAVSHQLRLLRNLGLVVGTRNGRSIVYSLHDNHVAQLLDEAVYHSEHLRLGVADRAGEAG, encoded by the coding sequence ATGGGACACGGGGTGGAAGGGCGCCGCCGCCCCGCGGGACCGCTCGACGCGACCACCGCGGCCGCGGTGGCCACCACGCTGCAGGCGCTCGCGACCCCGAGCCGCTTGCTGATCCTCAGCGCGCTGAGCGAACAGCCCCTCGCCGTCGGCGACCTGGTGGCCGCGGTCGGGATGGAGCAGTCGGCCGTGTCGCACCAGCTGCGGCTGCTGCGCAACCTCGGGCTGGTCGTCGGCACTCGCAACGGCCGCAGCATCGTCTACAGCCTGCACGACAACCACGTCGCCCAGCTGCTCGACGAAGCCGTCTACCACAGCGAACACCTGCGGCTCGGGGTCGCGGACCGCGCGGGGGAGGCCGGGTAG
- a CDS encoding transposase, whose amino-acid sequence MLSVVSRFQLLSDEQWALIKDLLPARTGKRGRPFSDARAMVEGIVYRYRCGIAWRDVPEVFGSWQTIWTWHRRMAGDGTWDMVLQRLLTAADAAGQIDWAVSVDSTIARAHQHATNVRRVTGGWVELHGSARRAA is encoded by the coding sequence ATGCTGTCGGTCGTGTCGCGGTTTCAGTTGCTGTCAGACGAGCAGTGGGCGTTGATCAAAGACTTGTTGCCGGCGCGGACCGGTAAGCGGGGTCGTCCGTTTTCGGATGCGCGGGCGATGGTGGAGGGGATCGTCTACCGATATCGGTGTGGGATCGCGTGGCGGGACGTGCCCGAGGTGTTTGGTTCGTGGCAGACGATCTGGACCTGGCATCGCCGGATGGCGGGGGACGGCACGTGGGACATGGTGCTGCAGCGGCTGCTCACCGCCGCGGACGCGGCCGGGCAGATCGACTGGGCGGTGTCGGTGGATTCCACGATCGCGCGGGCGCATCAGCACGCCACCAACGTCAGGCGTGTCACGGGGGGCTGGGTCGAATTACACGGATCTGCTCGCCGAGCCGCCTGA
- a CDS encoding IS5 family transposase, whose amino-acid sequence MSRGAGSNYTDLLAEPPDHAIGRSRGGWSTKVHHLVDGNGRPLVALVGPGQAGDAPMFPHLMRHLRVARMGRGRARTRPDRVRGDKAYSSRAIRGHLRTRGITAVIPEPADQVGHRARRGSRGGRPPAFDPVDYQGRNVVERGFNLLKQWRGLATRFDKLAIVYRSAVVLHAVITWTKALSDMP is encoded by the coding sequence GTGTCACGGGGGGCTGGGTCGAATTACACGGATCTGCTCGCCGAGCCGCCTGATCACGCGATCGGCCGCTCCCGCGGAGGCTGGAGCACCAAAGTTCACCACCTCGTCGACGGCAACGGGCGGCCGCTGGTAGCTCTGGTCGGGCCCGGCCAAGCCGGGGACGCGCCGATGTTTCCGCACCTGATGCGACATCTGCGCGTCGCTCGAATGGGGCGTGGCCGGGCGCGCACCCGTCCCGACCGGGTCCGGGGCGACAAGGCCTACTCCTCGCGAGCGATCCGCGGGCACTTGCGCACCCGCGGCATCACCGCCGTGATCCCCGAACCTGCCGATCAGGTCGGGCACCGCGCACGGCGGGGTTCACGAGGCGGCCGCCCACCAGCGTTCGACCCGGTCGACTACCAAGGCCGCAACGTCGTCGAACGCGGCTTCAACCTGCTCAAACAATGGCGCGGCCTGGCCACCCGCTTCGACAAGTTGGCCATCGTCTACCGCTCCGCAGTAGTCCTCCATGCCGTGATCACCTGGACCAAGGCTTTGTCAGACATGCCCTAG
- a CDS encoding MarR family winged helix-turn-helix transcriptional regulator, with amino-acid sequence MSESCDAVDEVIAQWRQERPDLDLSAMDVFGRLAQLTRLVESAVERVFTEHGLRPGEFDVLAALRRTGPPYTLTPSELSAALMTSRAGMTNRLDRLEAAGYVERSLDPADRRSFRITLTPAGRDVIDATLTDHAAGLAKLLSSATSPDDAATLSRILKAMLAELG; translated from the coding sequence GTGAGTGAGTCTTGCGATGCCGTCGACGAGGTCATCGCGCAGTGGCGGCAGGAACGGCCGGATCTGGACCTGTCCGCCATGGACGTGTTCGGCCGGCTCGCCCAGCTGACCCGGCTGGTCGAGTCCGCGGTGGAGCGCGTGTTCACCGAGCACGGCCTGCGCCCCGGCGAGTTCGACGTGCTCGCCGCGCTGCGCCGAACGGGCCCGCCCTACACACTCACCCCCTCCGAGCTCTCGGCCGCGCTGATGACTTCCCGCGCCGGCATGACCAACCGCCTCGACCGCCTGGAGGCAGCGGGGTACGTCGAGCGCAGCCTCGACCCGGCCGACCGCCGCAGCTTCCGCATCACCCTCACCCCCGCCGGCCGCGACGTCATCGACGCGACCCTCACCGACCACGCGGCGGGTCTCGCGAAACTCCTTTCTTCGGCCACCAGCCCCGACGACGCGGCGACGTTGAGCCGCATCCTCAAGGCCATGCTCGCCGAACTCGGCTGA
- a CDS encoding single-stranded DNA-binding protein translates to MAGDTVVTIVGNLTSDPELRFTPSGAAVANFTVASTPRTFDRASGEWKDGEALFLRCALWRQPAENAAESLTRGARVIVQGRLTQRSYDTKEGERRTVVELQVDEIGPSLRYATAKVNRANRSGPPAGDSPESSGGSDSPWSQAAAGMPVAAGAGDPPF, encoded by the coding sequence ATGGCCGGAGACACGGTCGTCACCATCGTCGGCAACCTCACGTCCGACCCGGAGCTGCGCTTCACCCCGTCCGGCGCCGCAGTCGCCAACTTCACCGTCGCGTCCACCCCGCGCACCTTCGACCGCGCCTCCGGCGAATGGAAAGACGGCGAAGCCCTCTTCTTACGCTGCGCGCTCTGGCGCCAGCCCGCGGAAAACGCCGCGGAATCCCTCACCCGCGGCGCGCGGGTCATCGTCCAGGGCCGCCTCACCCAACGCTCCTACGACACCAAGGAAGGCGAACGCCGCACCGTCGTGGAACTCCAGGTCGACGAAATCGGCCCCTCCCTGCGCTACGCCACGGCAAAAGTCAACCGCGCCAACCGTTCCGGGCCGCCTGCTGGTGATTCCCCGGAGAGTTCGGGCGGTTCCGACAGCCCGTGGTCCCAGGCCGCCGCCGGGATGCCGGTCGCGGCGGGTGCGGGGGATCCGCCGTTCTGA
- a CDS encoding glycoside hydrolase family 15 protein, producing MRTWKKARAGVLALALVASIAATPASGTATDCCGGPSSWTTGDKSALGTSATTQSPVWFTVANGVTSEVFYPRVDVPETQDMQYVITDGSSFVDLERDATNHVVSMPDEKSLEYTVTNTAKSGRYRITTTYVTDPARATLVTRTRFQSLDGGTYRLYLLANPSMAGGAGGDTASWDGSGLVASGTENLFGTTTTVVSSLRVSTGFSAHDNGYSGAASDCLVDLRADHTLDDGFDSVSGAGNVVQCGQIPVAADTTFTVALGYGSTAQAATSAATGSLTAGFGSLESGYRTGWSSYVGSLKPAPVSVSGDQQRRRAYYVAAMALHAAEDKTFRGASVAGLATPWGDVVNGDSLGDGYHRVWGRDLYQQATGLLAAGDTAQPKRMAQFLWGSQWIGSPTAGDGTTYPAGAFPRYSPVSGVAGARAQQLGCCEQLDQDADAIVLAWLTGLTDAATYAKVKVTAEHLRTSGPATTERWEEQYGRSPSSIAAEIAGLVTAGAIARANGDTASATTWESTADSWRASLDSWTVTTSGFWGGHTYYERLDKGTDPDDGGQICFDEGCFYEHDVVDFGFLDLVRLGVRAPSDPTIAASIAPTAAASDGNAPMQVTLPDGDVYFHRYPHDNYGESTSACTGWPAGGPQRFGRLWPVLSGERGEYELANGRSAAVYLKSMADAANDGYFIPEQVWDRSSGCFAFGRPTGSAAPLMWAEGQYLRLAQSMDAGHNLDTPSVVKDRYGS from the coding sequence ATGAGGACCTGGAAGAAGGCGCGTGCGGGAGTGCTGGCGCTGGCATTGGTGGCGAGCATCGCGGCAACCCCCGCGAGTGGCACCGCGACCGACTGCTGCGGTGGCCCCTCGTCCTGGACCACCGGGGACAAGTCCGCACTCGGCACCTCGGCGACGACGCAGAGCCCCGTTTGGTTCACCGTCGCGAACGGCGTGACGTCCGAGGTCTTCTACCCACGCGTGGACGTCCCCGAGACGCAGGACATGCAGTACGTGATCACCGACGGCTCCTCCTTCGTCGACCTCGAACGCGACGCCACGAACCACGTCGTCTCGATGCCCGACGAGAAGTCCCTCGAATACACCGTCACCAACACCGCGAAGAGCGGCCGCTACCGCATCACGACCACGTATGTCACCGACCCGGCCCGTGCGACGCTCGTGACCCGCACCCGGTTCCAGTCGCTCGACGGTGGCACGTATCGGCTTTACCTGCTCGCCAACCCGTCCATGGCGGGTGGCGCGGGCGGGGACACGGCGTCGTGGGACGGCAGTGGGCTCGTGGCGAGTGGCACGGAGAACCTCTTCGGCACGACGACCACCGTCGTGTCGTCGCTGCGGGTGTCGACCGGGTTTTCCGCGCACGACAACGGATACTCCGGCGCCGCCAGCGACTGTCTCGTCGACCTGCGCGCCGATCATACGCTGGACGACGGGTTCGACTCCGTCTCCGGCGCCGGCAACGTCGTCCAGTGTGGACAGATCCCGGTCGCCGCGGACACGACCTTCACCGTCGCCCTCGGGTACGGCTCGACCGCACAAGCCGCGACGAGTGCGGCAACCGGTTCACTGACCGCGGGTTTCGGCTCGCTGGAATCCGGCTACCGCACGGGCTGGAGCTCCTACGTCGGCAGCCTCAAGCCCGCGCCGGTCAGCGTCTCGGGGGATCAGCAGCGGCGCCGCGCGTATTACGTCGCCGCGATGGCGTTGCACGCGGCCGAGGACAAGACGTTCCGCGGAGCCAGCGTGGCCGGGCTCGCGACGCCGTGGGGCGACGTCGTCAACGGCGACAGCCTCGGCGACGGTTACCACCGAGTGTGGGGCCGTGACCTCTACCAACAGGCCACCGGTCTCTTGGCCGCCGGCGACACCGCACAGCCGAAACGCATGGCGCAGTTCCTGTGGGGCTCGCAGTGGATCGGCTCGCCGACCGCCGGCGACGGCACGACGTACCCGGCCGGCGCCTTCCCGCGCTACAGCCCCGTGAGCGGCGTTGCCGGCGCCAGAGCCCAGCAGCTCGGGTGTTGCGAGCAGCTCGACCAGGACGCCGACGCGATCGTGCTCGCCTGGCTGACCGGTCTCACCGACGCCGCCACGTACGCGAAGGTCAAGGTCACCGCCGAGCACCTGCGCACGAGCGGTCCGGCCACGACCGAACGCTGGGAAGAGCAGTACGGCCGGTCGCCGTCGTCGATCGCGGCGGAGATCGCGGGACTCGTGACGGCCGGCGCGATCGCCCGCGCGAACGGCGACACCGCGAGCGCCACCACGTGGGAGTCCACAGCGGACTCCTGGCGGGCGTCGCTCGACTCGTGGACCGTGACGACGTCCGGTTTCTGGGGCGGTCACACGTACTACGAACGGCTCGACAAGGGCACCGACCCCGACGACGGCGGCCAGATCTGCTTCGACGAAGGCTGTTTCTACGAGCACGACGTGGTCGACTTCGGCTTCCTCGACCTCGTGCGGCTCGGCGTGCGCGCGCCGTCCGACCCGACGATCGCCGCCTCGATCGCCCCGACGGCCGCCGCGTCGGACGGCAACGCGCCGATGCAGGTGACCCTGCCCGACGGGGACGTCTACTTCCACCGCTACCCGCACGACAACTACGGCGAAAGCACCTCCGCCTGCACCGGCTGGCCCGCCGGCGGCCCGCAACGCTTCGGGCGGCTGTGGCCCGTGCTGTCCGGCGAACGCGGCGAGTACGAGCTCGCCAACGGCCGCTCGGCCGCGGTCTACCTCAAGTCCATGGCCGACGCCGCCAACGACGGTTACTTCATCCCCGAGCAGGTGTGGGACCGTTCGAGCGGCTGCTTCGCCTTCGGCCGTCCGACGGGCAGCGCCGCGCCCTTGATGTGGGCCGAGGGCCAGTACCTGCGGCTGGCGCAGAGCATGGACGCGGGCCACAACCTCGACACGCCTTCGGTGGTGAAGGACCGCTACGGCAGTTGA
- a CDS encoding SDR family oxidoreductase, whose protein sequence is MTRTWFITGVSTGFGRHLAEQLLSAGDRVAGTVRRLDSVAGLVESYGAAFHVTLLEMTDTAAIRPVVDAAHAHFGRLDVVVSNAGYGLMGAAEELTDEQVRHQLDTNLLGSIQLIRAAVGHLRADGGGRILQLSSVGGQVAWPGGSLYHATKWGIEGFADALADEVAPFGIGVTLVEPGGARTEFRYGNSQLAPKIDAYAVSPASRIRQVLEERTSLAIGDPARMAAAMIATVDQTPAPRRLVLGSDAWTAITDALEARLAEVREQKSVAFSTDL, encoded by the coding sequence ATGACACGAACCTGGTTCATCACGGGCGTGAGCACCGGCTTCGGCCGGCACCTCGCCGAACAGCTGCTTTCCGCCGGCGACCGCGTCGCGGGCACCGTCCGCCGCCTCGACTCGGTGGCCGGCCTCGTCGAGTCGTATGGCGCCGCGTTCCACGTCACCCTGCTGGAAATGACCGACACCGCTGCCATCCGCCCGGTCGTCGACGCCGCACACGCCCACTTCGGGCGCCTGGACGTCGTGGTCAGCAACGCCGGCTACGGCCTCATGGGCGCAGCCGAGGAGCTCACCGACGAGCAGGTGCGCCACCAGCTCGACACGAACCTGCTGGGCTCCATCCAGCTCATCCGCGCCGCTGTGGGCCACCTCCGCGCCGACGGCGGCGGCCGCATCCTGCAGCTCTCCTCGGTCGGCGGCCAGGTCGCCTGGCCGGGCGGCTCCCTCTACCACGCGACGAAGTGGGGCATCGAAGGCTTCGCCGACGCCCTCGCCGACGAAGTCGCGCCCTTCGGCATCGGCGTCACCCTCGTCGAACCAGGTGGCGCCCGCACCGAGTTCCGCTACGGCAACTCGCAGCTGGCGCCCAAGATCGACGCCTACGCCGTGTCCCCGGCGTCCCGCATCCGCCAGGTCCTGGAGGAACGCACCAGCCTCGCCATCGGCGACCCCGCCCGCATGGCGGCGGCCATGATCGCCACCGTGGACCAGACCCCGGCGCCCCGCCGCCTGGTCCTGGGCAGCGACGCGTGGACGGCGATCACGGACGCGCTGGAGGCACGGCTGGCGGAGGTGCGGGAGCAGAAGAGCGTGGCGTTCTCGACGGACCTGTAG
- a CDS encoding helix-turn-helix domain-containing protein has translation MAGNVIGEYLRARREQVRPEEVGITVNGHRRVPGLRRDELAMLAGISTEYYTRLEQGRDRHPSAQVLDAVARGLRLDREATAYLHDLADPAPRRRRAPASQENVRSSVARLIASWEQTPAYVQGRYLDVLAANPIAAALSPVYTPGTNLLRAVLLDSAAQEFFTGWEARVGGLVASLRAAGEPDDPRLVGLVAELSEESELFRRLWPRHDVRPQPGGGTHHLCHPRVGELELQYDKFAVSGAEDQLMVIYHAEPGTRSAEVLRKLSEGLSGPGGTPEPQGRTSPTARASR, from the coding sequence ATGGCGGGAAACGTGATCGGCGAGTACCTGCGCGCGCGGCGCGAGCAGGTGCGGCCGGAGGAAGTCGGGATCACCGTGAACGGCCACCGGCGCGTGCCGGGTCTGCGGCGTGACGAGCTGGCGATGCTCGCGGGCATCAGCACGGAGTACTACACGCGGCTGGAGCAGGGCCGGGATCGCCACCCGTCGGCGCAGGTGCTCGACGCCGTGGCGCGCGGGCTCCGCCTCGACCGCGAGGCGACCGCGTACCTGCACGACCTCGCCGACCCTGCGCCACGCCGTCGCCGCGCTCCGGCGAGCCAGGAGAACGTCCGGTCCAGCGTCGCGCGGCTGATCGCGTCGTGGGAACAGACGCCGGCGTACGTGCAGGGCCGCTACCTCGACGTCCTCGCCGCCAACCCGATCGCCGCCGCGTTGTCGCCCGTGTACACGCCGGGCACCAACCTGCTGCGCGCCGTCCTTCTCGACTCCGCCGCGCAGGAGTTCTTCACCGGGTGGGAGGCGCGGGTGGGCGGCCTCGTCGCGAGCTTGCGCGCCGCCGGCGAGCCGGATGATCCGCGGCTGGTCGGGCTGGTCGCGGAGCTGTCGGAGGAGAGCGAGCTGTTCCGCCGCCTCTGGCCCCGCCACGACGTGCGCCCGCAGCCGGGCGGCGGGACCCACCACCTGTGCCACCCGCGGGTCGGCGAGCTGGAGCTGCAGTACGACAAGTTCGCGGTCAGCGGCGCCGAAGACCAGCTGATGGTGATCTACCACGCCGAGCCGGGCACGCGGTCGGCCGAGGTACTCCGGAAGTTGTCGGAGGGCCTCAGCGGACCAGGTGGAACGCCCGAGCCGCAGGGGCGAACGTCACCGACTGCCCGCGCGTCACGGTGA
- a CDS encoding SPFH domain-containing protein, translated as MVDIKRRFGFRHLRGVPTAHIRHLRGGKLVHDGTGLSFWYRPLAAALSEIPVDDRELPLLFHARTADFQDVTVQLALTFRVVDPALAAQRLDFSVDPDTGRWRGDPLAQISGLLTENVQQYALDVLTRTPLAEALVDGVGAVRDRIRAGLAEEDTRLAQTGSAVLDVRVVAIRAEPEVEKALQTTAREKVQQEADRATYERRALAVERERAIGENELQNKIELARREEQLHVQRGANARRQAEEAAAADHIETEARANRETRLAHVKAEATRTLGEAEAAGEAARLAAYRDLPEPVLRALAVKELAANLPKIDSLVLTPDLIAPLLARLGIGS; from the coding sequence ATGGTGGACATCAAGCGCCGGTTCGGGTTCCGGCACCTGCGGGGTGTGCCGACCGCGCACATCCGGCACCTGCGCGGCGGCAAGCTCGTGCACGACGGCACCGGGCTGTCATTCTGGTACCGGCCACTGGCCGCGGCCCTGTCGGAGATCCCGGTGGACGACCGCGAGCTGCCGCTGCTCTTCCACGCGCGCACCGCCGACTTCCAGGACGTGACGGTGCAGCTCGCGCTCACGTTCCGTGTGGTCGACCCGGCGCTCGCCGCCCAGCGCCTCGACTTCTCCGTCGACCCGGACACGGGCCGTTGGCGCGGCGACCCTCTGGCGCAGATCAGCGGGCTGCTCACGGAGAACGTGCAGCAGTACGCCCTCGACGTGCTCACCCGCACGCCGCTCGCGGAGGCGCTTGTGGACGGTGTCGGCGCCGTGCGCGACCGCATCCGCGCGGGGCTGGCCGAGGAGGACACGCGGCTCGCGCAGACGGGTTCGGCCGTGCTCGACGTGCGTGTCGTCGCGATCCGAGCCGAGCCGGAGGTCGAGAAGGCGCTGCAGACGACCGCACGAGAGAAGGTGCAGCAGGAAGCCGACCGCGCGACCTACGAGCGGCGCGCGCTGGCCGTGGAACGCGAGCGCGCGATCGGCGAGAACGAGCTGCAGAACAAGATCGAGCTCGCCCGGCGCGAGGAGCAGCTGCACGTCCAGCGAGGCGCCAACGCCCGGCGTCAGGCCGAAGAAGCCGCGGCGGCCGACCACATCGAGACCGAGGCGCGCGCGAACCGGGAGACGCGGCTGGCGCACGTGAAGGCCGAGGCCACGCGCACGCTCGGCGAAGCGGAGGCGGCCGGCGAGGCCGCGAGGCTCGCCGCGTACCGCGACCTGCCGGAGCCGGTGCTGCGGGCGTTGGCCGTGAAGGAGCTGGCCGCGAACTTGCCGAAGATCGACAGCCTCGTACTCACGCCGGACCTGATCGCCCCGCTGCTGGCCCGGCTGGGGATCGGGTCGTGA